In Aquila chrysaetos chrysaetos chromosome 2, bAquChr1.4, whole genome shotgun sequence, the following are encoded in one genomic region:
- the BAG5 gene encoding BAG family molecular chaperone regulator 5, whose translation MDMGNQHPSIKRLHEIQKEVKEIEQQVVVFSGLSTDRDYKKLERSLTKQLFEIDSVDTEGKGDIQQARKRAAQETERLLKELEQNANHPRRLEIEAIFKEAQSLVEREITPFYKGGNCISDEFEEGIQDIVLRLTQVKTGGKVSLRKARYRTLTKVCAVQEIIESCVKQQLSLPLSNDAHPSVSKINSVMCDVNKARGTLIALLMGVSSNDTCRHLSCVLTGLIADLDALDVCGRAEIRNYRKEVVEEINKLQKYLDLEEEANSTHAYDLAQNQSILKIEEIRKKMKEVNSLLLKTENASDLYLGSKAELQGLIACLDEVSAGKNPCIREARRRAVIEVQTLITYIDLKEALEKRQMYSEQTAAEHQSHKAVWTVLGNLSQIQQEVISFDGNRTDKNYMRLEELLTKQLLALDAVDPQGDERCKAARKQAVKLAQNILYYLDMKTDEWEY comes from the coding sequence ATGGATATGGGTAACCAACACCCATCCATAAAACGGTTGCATGAGATACAGAAGGAAGTCAAAGAGATTGAACAGCAAGTGGTCGTCTTCAGTGGTCTGTCTACTGATCGAGATTACAAGAAATTAGAAAGGAGTCTTACTAAACAGCTTTTTGAAATAGATTCTGTAGACACCGAAGGAAAGGGGGATATTCAGCAAGCTAGAAAGCGAGCTGCTCAGGAAACAGAGAGGCTGCTTAAGGAACTGGAACAAAATGCAAACCATCCGCGCAGACTGGAAATAGAGGCTATATTCAAGGAGGCACAGTCACTTGTCGAACGTGAGATTACACCTTTTTACAAAGGAGGTAACTGTATAAGTGACGAATTTGAAGAAGGTATTCAGGACATTGTATTGAGGCTTACCCAGGTGAAAACCGGAGGGAAGGTTTCTTTACGCAAAGCAAGATATCGCACTCTGACAAAAGTATGTGCTGTTCAGGAGATTATAGAAAGCTGTGTAAAGCAACAGCTGTCCCTGCCACTTTCTAATGATGCGCATCCTTCTGTCTCCAAAATTAACTCTGTAATGTGCGACGTGAACAAAGCAAGAGGAACTCTTATTGCACTTCTAATGGGAGTGAGCAGTAATGATACCTGCAGGCATCTATCCTGTGTGCTTACAGGCCTCATTGCTGATTTGGATGCTTTAGATGTCTGTGGTCGcgcagaaataagaaattacagaaaggaaGTAGTGGAAGAGATCAATAAATTGCAGAAATACCTGGACTTGGAAGAAGAAGCAAATTCTACTCACGCTTATGATTTGGCACAAAATCAGTCCATTCTAAAAATAGAAGAGATCCgtaagaaaatgaaggaagttaattctttacttttaaaaacagagaatgcTTCTGATTTGTATTTGGGATCCAAAGCAGAATTGCAGGGATTAATTGCCTGCTTAGATGAGGTGagtgcaggaaaaaacccctgtaTTAGAGAAGCCAGGAGAAGAGCAGTAATAGAAGTTCAAACTCTTATAACGTATATTGACTTGAAGGAAGCActtgaaaaaaggcaaatgtatTCTGAGCAAACTGCTGCCGAACATCAGTCTCATAAAGCAGTTTGGACTGTTCTTGGAAACTTGTCTCAAATTCAGCAGGAGGTGATTTCATTTGATGGAAACAGAACGGATAAAAATTACATGAGATTGGAAGAACTTCTTACGAAACAACTTCTAGCACTTGATGCTGTTGATCCACAAGGTGATGAGCGGTGTAAGGCTGCCAGAAAGCAAGCGGTAAAGCTTGCGCAGAATATTCTTTACTATCTGGACATGAAAACAGATGAATGGGAATACTGA